The window TTGCTCaatctttttgtatatattttttataataatattgacttctgtatgtatatatatagcatGTCATGTGATCATTCGATCGATTTTCAAGATCTAATAATTTATACCCACACATAAAATGTATCTGTAtctgtatattatatttatatatatatgtagtaAAGCAATCTTGAACTATATATTCAACTCTCAGCCATCTTTGAATTGGTTGCGATAAGTCACCTGTTTTGACATGTACCGGGAGCACCCAAGACTTGCCTGCAGTTTAACCGATTAGGTATCATGAAGATCCGGATAAACCAGACACCCATGGACGAATATATATACGTGATAATGTTAACCATGCATTTTGCATTGCTCAACAACTTTGCTTATATTTTCTACCTTTGCAATTCTTATCTAACTGAACTGGGGCCTCTCAACATATAAAACGATACTTCCGTTCGACAGCAACAAACCTTTCGAGATTTAAAGATTTAGCATTGAATTCATCGTACAGCTATTTAATATCTAGATACATTACTGATGATATGACCACTATTCTCATTTACCACTTGAGttactcatatatatattttacttgtattattaattaaatgatgcTAATAAACGATATCAAATTTAATCGGTATTATTActggtatatatattaactggACAGTCTATCATATTGCAAAtcatttgttataatttaaagCTCTACTAGCTCTTTGattatatcaaattatatCATTGACAAGTTGAAAATTCATGTAGCAGTCATtaacatggttttttttttagtttttttattcattcattataTTCGTGTTATAATGAACTTAATAATATTGCATCAActgtttttaattcaaattagtTACAAAGTGCGCGTGGCAGACACGTGTCACCTGCAGTCTGTCATGCTTTGGTAAATCCACTTCTTGGCTGGAGAGCCATATACACCAACGTTGATAgttcgtgttttttttttttttaaatattctaccAACAAGGTACACCCTCCATGAAGACATGGCCGAATGACCCCCAGTCTCTGGCTTGCACGACGACATAGAATTTCTCCCTTAAATTTTGAGTACACCAACAAATTATATgagcaaattttattattagtataaaaGATAGGAAAGAAAAACGGTTGAAACGTCTTCAAGACATTGAAAGTATTTTAGCAAggtgttttttatattttattttgaatgacATATGTTCCGAGGATTCATGCACTGTTGATCTCTTTCTGGTGGTCAAAAAACAACCCTATACTGTCTTGGGGGCTGCAGGTGGAGAACAAAGTTCTTATACTCAACAGCGGATTTATGGTTGCATGATTACTGTAAGGGGGCATATATACTGGGGGTCGGAATATCAAGTCTGTGTGCACCCCCAAGTTAGCACGCTTTCTTATGtttgttgatgttattttattttttatgttatcgTTGGTATATGTCGCGAGTGACATGTGCCAAGGAGATACGCACTGATGATCTTTTGCTACCCAGCAGGTTTAGAAACTCCAAGTGGTTTTTAGTGGTCACTGCAGGTGACGCTTTTATGGTGGTTTTTATAATACCAACAAAAAAGCAGGTGGTTTATCCACGCAacctaaaatatttatataaaaaaaaaatagtcaaattATCTTGtttgatcaaataatattGCGTCTTAACCCGTTTAGTTTAAAAGATTCAAGTGTTGATTATATTTCCAGTTTTTTTTCGGTGATAAACTGTGAAGATCCTCAAATTATCGTGAAAAACCTGCATTTTTTAACGTAGATATTTAATAGCTCTACCCGTATAtatgtcaagaaaaaaaaattatatatacatttacaaaaaagacatatatatatttgaatttatgatttaaaaataagtcTAGGCATCTTATATAATTGTCATTGAGATGTGTGATCGTGTTGGTATGAACaaataaggaaaaataaataaataatttataaaattatctctttaaatacattgacatgaataaacaaacaacttaaaattattattaacgacaaatacaaaatattttttgtcaaaattatttataattaattttctttatgatgaaaaaataaaaaaaaaaaaacaatattataaatgcaacaaattttaatttattttttattttttttaatgaagaaaacattaaataatttcaaaacaaGTGATTAATATATACTAACTCATTTGTTGTATGACGATAACACAATGTCtgataacataaaataatatttccggaaaaaaataaaaaagtgctTTGTTATTATTGCACACAATTCAGTATATATACTCGTGAATATTGAATGAGGACAAACACTCGTTACTTGAATATTTCAAAGAAAACTGTGTTGTGTAAAATGAagattcaatttaaaattattattgtattgttgagCATATCTGCTGGTaagtgaatataatttttatcttgtcaTACATGACACTTGTTTTATCCCAggatagattttttaataattgaatttgtttttcatagtTTTTGCTGGTTCTGCCGAAGAGTCAGAGTGTGCAACACCAGGTcagtaaaaatgaatattcaaattatttatttatcatgcaaaatgaatgtaaataatttatgtaaataattttttttgtattatatagAACCGAAAAAGGTATGTACGGGAGGTCCAAATGATGGATGGACAAATTGTGGTTCAGCATGTCCATTGACTTGTGAAAAACCAGTAGCAGGAGTTTGCACAAAggtatattcatttaaaaaaatcataataatatgtaaataaaattttttattgaactctttttttaatttatttctaattgttttagcaatgtatattaaatacatgtcAATGTCAAAATGGGACAGTTCGTGCAAGCGATGGACAATGTATCAAAGCCAGTGATTGTTCatggtatgaaaaaaaaataaattgtacagaaaatgaaaaatgtacaGCAAAATGTACAGGAGGTGTTTATGATAAATGCACTCTTTGTGGAACAGCATGTCCGTTAACATGTGATAAGCCAAAAGTAGATGTTTGCACTTTGGTAAGATAACGAATAATTtatggaatttaaaaattatataattcaaaaagtttcctcattaaaatcaataaaattattttaatatttttttttctttctttttttagcaATGCAAGGTCAATGTATGTGAATGTCAATCTGGTACTGTTCGTGATACAAAAACTGGACAGTGCGTTAAACCTGACCAATGTCCTCCACCAAAAGTTAATTGTACCGGTGGTCCATATGATGAATACACAAATTGTGGTTCTTCATGTCCCTTGACTTGTGACAAACCTAAACGTGTAGATGTTTGTCTAGctgtaagaaaaatttatcattggcAATATTATCTGAATCTTTTATATtatgataacaataaaaataacttttattatttctttttgttcaaTTAGGTTTGTGTTCCAAATACCTGTGAATGTAAATCTCCATACATTCGTGATACAAAATCTGGACAGTGCGTTAAACCTGATCAATGTCCTCCACCAAAAGCTAATTGTACTGGTGGTCCATATGATGAATACACAGATTGTGGTTCTCTATGTCCTCCAACTTGTGACAAACCTGAAGGAGGTATCTGTGCAGctgtaagaaaaatttattattgacaatgTTGTCTATATCTCTTATACTATGATAATGATAGAACaagctttaattatttttttttgttcaattaggTTTGTGTTCCAAATACTTGTAAATGTAAATCTCCATATATTCGTGATACAAAAACTGGACAGTGTGTTAAACCTGATCAATGTCCTCCACCAAAAGCTAATTGTACCGGTGGTCCACATGATAAATACACAAATTGTGGTTCTCCATGTCCCCCAAGTTGTGACAAACCTCAAGGAGGTATCTGTGCAGctgtaagaaaaatttattattgacaatgTTTTCTCTATCTCTAATATTatgataacaatgaaaataacttttattattttctttttaattaggTTTGTGTCGAAAATACTTGTCAATGTGAATCCCCATATATTCGTGATACAAAATCTGGACAGTGCGTGAAACCTGATCAATGTCCTCATAGCCCTGAATGTTCAACAAAATGCAAAGGTGGTCCACATGATCACTGTAAAAGTTGTGGTACCAAGTGTCCAGCAACTTGCAAAACTCCTTATCCACAATCTTGTGTAGAggtatgaaaatttaatttttaacatttttttttttttagtttaattttattatttatttataattgtttttttaggtATGTGTTAAAGATGTTTGTCAATGTGATGATGGCTGGGTACGTAATTTGGATGGTAAATGCATCAAGCTCGATCAATGtccaacaaatacaaatactaCTGAGCCTTGTGAAACCAGTACAACCACAAAGGCACCAACTGATAGTGGCTGGTAAtagttcaaaaataaatggctataaaaaaaataatcatataaaaaaaattgatataattcaaagaaattatttatatgaaaataaaaagaaaaaaaaattaaagccaTTATCTAAgcgaagaagaaaaaaatccacacagatattaaaataaatttaaatataaattgtgatGTAATTAAACTGCCTGTGGTaatcataatataaataatacatttttttaaaaattattttgacagATGTTTCattgtcaatataaaaaaaaattcataaattcgataagaaaatatttcattaaataataaaaatatatatattaaaaacaattgtgtttatttattatataattttaccaaaatttttttattaaaaatttaaattacatacaaggtaaaatatgaaaaaaaaaaatcattaaattaattcttttttcattgcttaatatttaaatgaaaatttttaaatatcttgaaaatacattcaatgctgatgataattaaaatcgctaaaaatattaataacaaaattactTGTTGTCAATGTCAATGGGTCACGGTCACTGAGTGTAATTAGGCGCGTGTGTTGGCACgcgtataataatataactgaCAGGTGCTTTGTCATTTTTCAGCCACTGCTACCCGTACGattttgaagataaaaaaaacatttgatgtACATAATTATAGCTAAACAGCATATgcattattgttaaataataaaaataataatagtaaagtatataaattttaaaaaaaacaaagatgacattaattattttattttcaaaaatgaatATCCTATATTTGtacgtaaaatattaatgataaataaataaaaataataaatattgaataacaaatatttaattttgtaaaaaaacaaataaatataaatatatttaacataaaaaaaggGTAGGTTCGTAATGATTCCATTATAATGTCGCGTGCCCGACACGCGAGCAAACACTAATGACAACTTCCGTTTGACTTCTCGTTTATAAACCGGAAGTTACTTTTCAaccatctatatatatatttatatacccAAGTACTGTTGATGTCGGTAACTTGTCACAATAACACCTGGCATTCCAATGCAAgtctgtaaaatttttataaatttatattttaaacataaaataatatttttgccagatgttaaaattttcacaACATTTTGattgcaatattatttttttctctttatttttttttatgaaaataataaataaaagaaaataaataacatataaaaaatataaaacaagatGCTGAATAAGCTGAATCTTTTACGGATCTTAGTACATTGATTACAACACCGAAAATAACTCTATCGAATTTTGGACAGAATTTAACGACAATGTGTCTTATACGTTGTAAAagtttacataaatatatatatgtatttatttatttatttttttcatatatatatatatataaatgctaTCCAAGAAAACAATCTCGATACGGGCGCAAGTATATATGTGGTTTATATTCTTGTTGGTGGCACCAAGCCGTAAATAAACTTGAATGATAATATCGTTTGTTTCAATCCAACATTGTAGTATCCCCTCTTGCACCCTTACTGACCACCTTTTTTTATGGAAACCAGTAAATTTGATTGAGACTTTTGTTTATACTCTCTGTTTCATGATACTTTGATTACCCAATGACCCATTTTCTCTTATTCCTTtcgtaaaaatatacatacacacatattttttttatttttttcattccaatgaaaaaagaagtataaaaatttttatataattattttttgaaatttttttttttcttttaaaacagTACATATATttcttgaaaagaaaaaatgaaaataattttattattatcattattttaaatatttaatttaacatacatttttttttttttttttaattaaacaaaaataatttcgagttgataatattatttatgaaccGTACTACCATGACAAGTATGACAATATCCGCGTATACATTTTAagagttatatttttttattttatttattttaaaaatatttatttaatacaatcttaattgaaaataatggatTGCAGTAAGGTGGATCTTCTTaagcatataaataaattttatttatttttttaaatataaaaatatatgtatgtttgtatgtgtgtgtaaCGGGGCGAGATGATGGCAACCCAGTCGATCAACGGTATCAAGTTTTTTGGCGAATGAAGCAAGAAGCCAATCCCTTAAGAGTACCGGAATATTTTGGCCATTCATAATCATTAGTGCTATAGTACTGTCGACCCCAGTGACTCATTATGTCACTCACTCCAtgcacatttaaaaaaaaaattaaataaataaataaactctgCACAtgtatatcatttaaaaaaaaaaaattcataacaaCAATAACTATATGTTGTTgcatgtttttataattttttaaatgttgatattTCAGTTGCAAATTATaagctgaaaaataaaataaaaatattaatcataaaaaataaacagcaaGTGGTTTTAAAAGCAATcaaaagttaaattattaaattttataatatattaattttccgACAAATTGGAAAGAATTTGATCCcgtcaagaaatttttttttttattatttttaatgcacCTTacattgaggtacaaatttaataaagcGCCCGCTGGGCCTCTAGTTATCATCCAACTCTCGACGAACGGTAACCTCTGTTTGACACGCgagaatgaagaaaaaaaaaaaagatgatgcatctaacttgaatttaaaaagaaaaaaaattatatttttaactttttttacatCACACAAAATAGAGCCCGTGGTAGTTATTTTCCGTAAGAATATCAaattggctattttttttctactcgaTATGAAACCAATAGcatgtaatttattcattgagAGATCTCCATATTATACGCATACGCACCTTTCgatataatttcattatatatttaaaaacagtgtacaattttttttctttcttaaattaaattcaaatactatatataaatagttgaagagtattaatttttttttgttttttcttttgatgcGGGTACAGTTGATCTGAGATGTATTAATATGCAGGTGTAAAAATGTCGTTTTACAGAGCAAGGTGTATGCACCACAAGACAAAaaaactaagaaaaaaaaaaacaatactctAGCAATGTGTGCACAAACGACGTGActgttttttcatataataattattattatttattaaactcaaGGGTTGACTTATTCAAccgttaaatttaaattttttaaatatataatttatataaaaaaataaatataagaaatataagaaaataaatgtcaGTATTTTAAACATACCTGAGAGTATATCAactttatattcaaataaataaataaataagtttttatTACCATCAGTTATATATAGTGAGTTAAATATGtttgtgtgtgtttgtgtcTGTT is drawn from Aphidius gifuensis isolate YNYX2018 linkage group LG3, ASM1490517v1, whole genome shotgun sequence and contains these coding sequences:
- the LOC122851390 gene encoding balbiani ring protein 3-like isoform X2; this translates as MRTNTRYLNISKKTVLCKMKIQFKIIIVLLSISAVFAGSAEESECATPEPKKVCTGGPNDGWTNCGSACPLTCEKPVAGVCTKQCILNTCQCQNGTVRASDGQCIKASDCSWYEKKINCTENEKCTAKCTGGVYDKCTLCGTACPLTCDKPKVDVCTLQCKVNVCECQSGTVRDTKTGQCVKPDQCPPPKVNCTGGPYDEYTNCGSSCPLTCDKPKRVDVCLAVCVPNTCECKSPYIRDTKSGQCVKPDQCPPPKANCTGGPYDEYTDCGSLCPPTCDKPEGGICAAVCVENTCQCESPYIRDTKSGQCVKPDQCPHSPECSTKCKGGPHDHCKSCGTKCPATCKTPYPQSCVEVCVKDVCQCDDGWVRNLDGKCIKLDQCPTNTNTTEPCETSTTTKAPTDSGW
- the LOC122851390 gene encoding balbiani ring protein 3-like isoform X1, coding for MRTNTRYLNISKKTVLCKMKIQFKIIIVLLSISAVFAGSAEESECATPEPKKVCTGGPNDGWTNCGSACPLTCEKPVAGVCTKQCILNTCQCQNGTVRASDGQCIKASDCSWYEKKINCTENEKCTAKCTGGVYDKCTLCGTACPLTCDKPKVDVCTLQCKVNVCECQSGTVRDTKTGQCVKPDQCPPPKVNCTGGPYDEYTNCGSSCPLTCDKPKRVDVCLAVCVPNTCECKSPYIRDTKSGQCVKPDQCPPPKANCTGGPYDEYTDCGSLCPPTCDKPEGGICAAVCVPNTCKCKSPYIRDTKTGQCVKPDQCPPPKANCTGGPHDKYTNCGSPCPPSCDKPQGGICAAVCVENTCQCESPYIRDTKSGQCVKPDQCPHSPECSTKCKGGPHDHCKSCGTKCPATCKTPYPQSCVEVCVKDVCQCDDGWVRNLDGKCIKLDQCPTNTNTTEPCETSTTTKAPTDSGW